The nucleotide window GACTTCAGTAACTCATCTTACGGATTTGCCAATACACTTAATCCAACTACAAAAGGAACTGCGGATACAAGAAAATCAGTACGTGGCGGATCCTGGAAAGACATAGGTGCCATGCTGATGGTGGGTGCCAGAGATTGGGAAAGAAAAGATTCGGCAAGAAGCTATATCGGTTTCAGAACTGTACAGGATATTCCGGAATCTGCAGTAAAGCCTAAGAGAAGAACGAACTAATAACTAATTGATTTCTAATATTAAAAAAGTAAAATAATGATCGGAAGAGTTTTCGGAACAAAGGACGGTATATATAACTTTGTCTATTCATTTGGTGCCGCTATTGTAATTTTAGGTGCCTGGCTAAAAATTACCCACCTTAGCTTAGGACCCATCACGGGAAATGTTGCCCTTACGGTTGGTCTTGTAACTGAGGCTATTATCTTCGTAATTTTTGCCTTTGACCCACCTAAGTCTGAGGAAAGCTATGCCTGGGAAAATGTATATCCGGAGTTGCTGGACAAGCACGCCAAGCCAAACCCGCTTCATGCCAATGTAGAATTAGGTAACAAGCAGCAAATGATGCTGGATATGGAAAATTCACTGAGCAGCAAGCTTGACAAAATGCTGGAAGAGGCCCGACTGGACGTAGGTCTTTTTGAGAGACTTAGAGCAGGTATCGATAAGTTTTCCAACTCTGTAGACCAGATTAACCAGACTGTTGACGTTTCTGCTTCTACACACAAATATAATGAGCAGCTGAACAGAGCAGCTTCACACATGGAAAGTATGAACCAGCTTTATGCTATGCAGTTGGAAGAGGGTCAGAAGCAGGCTGAATACAACAGAAGATATGTAGCGGATCTTGAGAAATCAGCTGAGCATTCTGCTAAGTTTAACGAAGAACTACACGGTCTAACTTCTAATCTGAACAACCTTAATAGAGTTTACGGAGGTATGCTTACTGCAATGAAGTCCTAATTTCCGGTACATTTTAACTTATATTTAAATAACGAAAGAGAAAATGGCACAAGGAAAACAGACTCCACGTCAGAAAATGATTAACCTGATGTATTTAGTGTTCATCGCGATGATGGCGTTAAATATTGATGCGGAGATCATCAGATCCTATTATGAGTCCACTCAGTCACTGCGCGATACACGCCAGCTTACTGAGACCAAGAATACTGAAATCTTTGAGGTAACTCTTGAAGCCAAAGCGGCTGCGGTTCCCGATACCTATGCACAGCCCTGGGAGCAGTACAAGGTGCTGAAAGGTAAGATTGATGATCTTGTCGCTCATGTTGATCAGGTGAAAGATAAAGTAAAGAAGGATTCCGAATTTTTTGAATTCCATCCTGAAACCAATCAGCCTATTGATATCAGTGAGAACTTTACTGCCCTTAATAACAATACAGCTACAACTCAGTATTTCTTTAATGATGGTGATGAGACTGTTCCGTCTAACAACGCGAACGTTCTTAAGCAGAAGATGGATGATGTGCGTAATTACATCACACAGACATTTGGTAATAACGCCAATATGAAGTCTTTAGTAGACCGTGCAAATAAATCATTGAGAACCGAATACCCAAAAGATAGCAAACTTGAGGATAAAACTTGGTTGCAGTCTAAATTCTACAACCAGCCGCTTATCGCTGCAATCTCCAATCTGGAAATCATTCAGAATGATGCACGTAATGTTCAGTCGGACGCCTTGGCTCTTATGCTGCAGGAAAAAGTGGATGCGAGTATTAAATTCAACCAGTATGACGCGATTGTAAAAGCACCTACCGATGTAGTACAGGGCACTAAAGCTGAAGCTACTGTTTATCTTGCATCTTACTCCAACAGTGACAAGATCCGTATTTCCGGTGTTAACAGAACGGAGAATGGTAAGGGGATTATCGGTTTGAACACCGGTGGGCTTGGTGAAAGAAAAATTGGAGGTACCATTACGGTACAAATGGCGAACGGTGAACCTGTGACTATTCCTTACACCCATACATACAACGTAATTGCGGGACAGAAGGAAGTTCAGTTTGAAACCGGCGCAACAATATCTGCCGATAAGATGAACGTTCTCTACCGTGGACTTGAAAACCCGATTTCAGGAGCGATCCTGGGTGTGGACAATTCCAGACTTTCTCTATCAGCACCTGGTGCCAATGTGAAGAGTGCAGGAGCAGGAAAGTGGATTGTTACACCAACTACAGGTACAACAATCAAGTTGACTGTTTCCGGTACCGGTCCAAGAGGCACACAGTCCAAAACATTTGATTTCCGGGTGAAAGGTGTACCTGCAGCTCAGGGTCAGATCAGGGATAAGAATGTGGTTAGTATGCCTGCATCATCAATCAGCAAGCAGTTGGTTACGGCGACTATTCCGGACTTCGACTTCCCGGTTACATTTACCGTGACAGGTTTCAAGTTCAAAGTAGCAGGACGTGCCGCAACTTATATTACAGGAAACAGTCTTCAGTCTGTTGAAGGTATTACTAAGACCCTGCGTTCCGGAGATGCTGCCTGGATCTTCGATATCGAAGCTACGGCCAGCGGATTGGGTAACCAAAGGTTGAAGAATATCACCCCGGTTGTAATCAATGTTCAGTAAAATTTTTAAATTGTATTAAATTCATTAACATGAAAAAATATATTAGCAGTTTTTTAGTAGTAGTTTCAGGGTTTGCATTTGCCCAGACTATTCTTAATGCTAAATCGCCGGAAGAATTCAGAAAACTCCGGGACGATAATATGCGCATCGTAGGAGACAGTATTGTTTCCGCTGAAATAACCCCGCTATCCTATGGTTATGTAGATGAAAAGGATATTTTGAAAAGTGTGTATGTTTGGGAAATCATAGACCTAAACGACAAGGTAAACCAGCCTTTCTACTATAATACTGAAATTGGTTTCAGCAATCAGACCAAGTCCATGTATCAGGTTTTGCTGGATGCAGCTTTATCCGGCCAGATCACTGAAGTGTATGAGGAGGAAGATTTCCTTACCAAGCTTTCACCTGAAGGTATCCTTAAGAGACTTGAGTCTACAAGAGTAGATGATGCCCTTATCGATATTTACAACTCCGGCAGAACTCCGACTCAGGAGGAAATTGAAAGATATACGGACAGAATACGTACCACTTCTGATAAGGTACAGCTTCTGAAAGTGATGGGTATGTGGTTTATAGACAAAAGAGACAGCCAGATGAAGTACAGACCTCTTG belongs to Chryseobacterium sp. and includes:
- the gldL gene encoding gliding motility protein GldL, giving the protein MIGRVFGTKDGIYNFVYSFGAAIVILGAWLKITHLSLGPITGNVALTVGLVTEAIIFVIFAFDPPKSEESYAWENVYPELLDKHAKPNPLHANVELGNKQQMMLDMENSLSSKLDKMLEEARLDVGLFERLRAGIDKFSNSVDQINQTVDVSASTHKYNEQLNRAASHMESMNQLYAMQLEEGQKQAEYNRRYVADLEKSAEHSAKFNEELHGLTSNLNNLNRVYGGMLTAMKS
- the gldM gene encoding gliding motility protein GldM — its product is MAQGKQTPRQKMINLMYLVFIAMMALNIDAEIIRSYYESTQSLRDTRQLTETKNTEIFEVTLEAKAAAVPDTYAQPWEQYKVLKGKIDDLVAHVDQVKDKVKKDSEFFEFHPETNQPIDISENFTALNNNTATTQYFFNDGDETVPSNNANVLKQKMDDVRNYITQTFGNNANMKSLVDRANKSLRTEYPKDSKLEDKTWLQSKFYNQPLIAAISNLEIIQNDARNVQSDALALMLQEKVDASIKFNQYDAIVKAPTDVVQGTKAEATVYLASYSNSDKIRISGVNRTENGKGIIGLNTGGLGERKIGGTITVQMANGEPVTIPYTHTYNVIAGQKEVQFETGATISADKMNVLYRGLENPISGAILGVDNSRLSLSAPGANVKSAGAGKWIVTPTTGTTIKLTVSGTGPRGTQSKTFDFRVKGVPAAQGQIRDKNVVSMPASSISKQLVTATIPDFDFPVTFTVTGFKFKVAGRAATYITGNSLQSVEGITKTLRSGDAAWIFDIEATASGLGNQRLKNITPVVINVQ
- the gldN gene encoding gliding motility protein GldN, whose protein sequence is MKKYISSFLVVVSGFAFAQTILNAKSPEEFRKLRDDNMRIVGDSIVSAEITPLSYGYVDEKDILKSVYVWEIIDLNDKVNQPFYYNTEIGFSNQTKSMYQVLLDAALSGQITEVYEEEDFLTKLSPEGILKRLESTRVDDALIDIYNSGRTPTQEEIERYTDRIRTTSDKVQLLKVMGMWFIDKRDSQMKYRPLGIAAMGPDPATAGQLGPDGQPIGGDDAYIDLFWIYYPDARKVLANNMVFNKKNTAADLSFDDLMNARRFSSVIYKSSNGLGEGTIRDYIPRNAEEQIEESNRIKGQILAMENEMWHY